One Spinacia oleracea cultivar Varoflay chromosome 4, BTI_SOV_V1, whole genome shotgun sequence DNA segment encodes these proteins:
- the LOC110787742 gene encoding uncharacterized protein codes for MKSPTGDIFEYAIKFMFNASNNEAEYEAEIAGIQMCLTADAKRVTLTTDSQLVASQFSGEYEAKEPSMVKYLEKLRSVSAQLEKFSINLVPRAENTMADALSKLASSNVADLKRTVMMEVMNKRSTESEEIRVMAITTISEWYDNIQTYIQTGALPADLTEAKKTKRDAVWYIILWGRLYKKSFSLPFLRCLTAFESARLIEEMHEGTCGNHAGGKPLAIICQRQGYYWPTMLEDCRAYVKKCEKCQKFSAVINLSANDLMPILNPIPFAQWGMDIVGPFPMAAGGRKFLIEAVDYFTKWIEAEPVAKITANQSNGQAEAANKQILAALKKKLEDCKGKWADLMPEILWCNRTAIKEATGESPFKLSFGSDAVIPAEMALPTMRIQHYDEERNDQLLRHQLDFMPEIRMKAEISSAAYKSRMSRAYNKKVKHRPLGVGDLVLRRTTATRKGNAQGKLTANWEGPYQIWEEIVPGSYRLMQMDGTALKNS; via the exons ATGAAATCGCCAACAGGAGACATTTTTGAGTATGCTATAAAGTTTATGTTCAACGCGTCAAATAACGAGGCAGAATACGAGGCAGAAATTGCCGGCATCCAAATGTGCCTCACCGCAGATGCCAAAAGAGTAACACTGACAACAGACTCCCAGCTGGTAGCAAGTCAATTCAGCGGAGAATATGAGGCCAAAGAACCTTCAATGGTCAAATACCTGGAGAAGTTGAGGTCAGTGTCGGCTCAGCTAGAGAAATTCAGCATTAATCTGGTACCCCGAGCAGAAAATACGATGGCAGACGCACTATCAAAGttagcaagttcaaatgtcGCCGACTTGAAAAGAACAGTCATGATGGAAGTCATGAATAAGCGAAGTACGGAGTCGGAGGAAATACGGGTCATGGCCATCACAACTATCTCAGAATGGTACGATAACATCCAAACATACATACAGACTGGAGCCCTACCAGCAGATTTGACAGAAGCCAAAAAGACAAAAAGGGACGCGGTTTGGTACATCATCCTGTGGGGACGGTTGTACAAAAAGTCATTTAGCCTGCCATTCTTAAGGTGCCTGACAGCATTCGAGTCAGCAAGGCTGATCGAAGAGATGCACGAAGGGACATGTGGGAACCATGCCGGTGGAAAACCCCTTGCCATCATCTGTCAAAGGCAAGGCTATTACTGGCCAACAATGTTAGAAGATTGTCGAGCATATGTAAAAAAGTGCGAGAAATGTCAAAAGTTTTCAGCTGTGATAAACTTGTCAGCCAATGATTTGATGCCCATTCTGAACCCAATCCCATTCGCACaatggggaatggatattgTTGGACCATTCCCAATGGCGGCTGGAGGGCGCAAGTTCTTAATAGAAGCAGTggactacttcaccaagtggatagaagcagagcCGGTAGCAAAAATAACGGCAAACCAG AGCAATGGGCAAGCAGAGGCGGCGAATAAGCAAATCCTGGCTGCACTGAAAAAGAAGCTAGAAGACTGTAAAGGCAAATGGGCAGATCTTATGCCAGAAATTTTGTGGTGCAACAGAACTGCTATCAAGGAGGCTACCGGCGAGAGTCCGTTTAAGTTAAGCTTCGGATCTGATGCGGTCATACCGGCAGAAATGGCTCTGCCAACCATGCGAATCCAGCATTACGATGAGGAAAGAAACGATCAACTGCTACGACATCAGTTGGATTTCATGCCAGAAATCCGCATGAAAGCAGAAATCAGTTCGGCAGCATACAAAAGCAGAATGAGCAGagcatacaacaagaaagtgaaACACCGGCCTCTAGGAGTAGGAGACCTGGTACTGCGAAGAACGACGGCAACAAGAAAAGGAAATGCTCAAGGAAAGCTGACAGCtaattgggaaggaccataccagaTATGGGAGGAAATTGTTCCTGGATCATACCGGTTAATGCAAATGGATGGTACCGCACTCAAAAACTCCTAG
- the LOC110787723 gene encoding putative pentatricopeptide repeat-containing protein At3g23330 isoform X2, which translates to MVCWYAEEKSVICSLNHFTSTNKFNEIKKFHGQLLRKGFLFSSLDVLTKLMYSCITVASNKNTLQSLTSFISSIRSQNPLPLNILLAEFNRNGFFSLALRTLSLMHIHGVPLDSYALCSALTAASSANTFNFGKQMHTYIVKAGWSGSVFAGSAVVGLYSRSLLIDDAEIAFHEIPMKNSVCANALLAGYGEAKLWIKGIELLRKMPLLNLNYDPFTLTAALCACAGLSAIGLGKQVHAYVLRTNSGLETDVVFLSSLIEMYGRCGLVSKALQVFNLSGLEFGEKKKRDIVLWTSMLGSYGRSGHYIEVVQLYRDMLVEGVRPDKVAFVAVISACAHTGEVDLGLSYFESMIRDFRLDPGTEHFSCIVDLLCKAGELEKAWKLVNQMTGKGLGISVSLWGALLNACKDRGNVNLARMAAKKALELDPQNAGVLALLSNLYAKFDMWDEIEQLSNLMKEQGIKKAAGCSWIEMHML; encoded by the exons ATGGTATGTTGGTATGCTGAAGAGAAGTCTGTCATCTGTTCACTAAACCATTTTACATCAACCAATAAGTTCAATGAGATCAAGAAATTCCATGGCCAACTACTTCGAAAGGGATTTCTTTTTAGTTCCCTTGACGTTCTTACTAAACTTATGTATTCATGTATAACTGTGGCGTCCAACAAAAATACACTTCAAAGTTTAACCAGCTTCATCTCTTCCATAAGATCTCAAAATCCATTACCCTTAAACATATTACTTGCTGAATTTAATCGAAATGGATTCTTTTCTTTGGCTCTTAGGACACTCTCTTTGATGCATATCCATGGTGTTCCTCTGGATTCTTATGCCCTATGCAGTGCTTTAACTGCTGCTTCAAGTGCCAACACTTTTAATTTTGGTAAGCAGATGCATACCTATATAGTGAAGGCAGGTTGGTCCGGAAGTGTATTTGCGGGTAGTGCTGTTGTTGGTTTGTATTCTAGATCACTACTCATCGATGATGCAGAAATAGCATTTCATGAAATTCCAATGAAAAATTCCGTTTGCGCGAATGCCCTTTTAGCAGGTTATGGTGAGGCCAAGCTTTGGATTAAGGGAATTGAGCTGTTAAGAAAGATGCCTTTGCTGAATCTGAATTATGATCCCTTCACTTTGACGGCAGCTTTATGTGCATGTGCAGGGCTGTCTGCTATTGGCCTTGGTAAGCAAGTGCATGCCTATGTGCTCCGGACAAATTCTGGCTTAGAAACTGATGTGGTCTTCTTAAGTTCATTAATTGAAATGTATGGGAGATGTGGGTTAGTAAGCAAGGCTCTACAAGTTTTTAACTTATCCGGACTTGAATTTGGTGAAAAGAAAAAGAGGGACATTGTTCTGTGGACTTCAATGTTAGGGTCGTATGGCAGAAGTGGGCATTATATAGAAGTAGTTCAGTTGTATCGGGACATGTTGGTTGAAGGAGTGAGGCCTGACAAGGTAGCCTTTGTGGCTGTTATATCAGCTTGTGCTCACACTGGCGAAGTTGATCTTGGTCTATCTTATTTTGAGTCCATGATCCGTGACTTTAGGCTAGATCCTGGCACTGAGCACTTCAGTTGTATAGTTGACTTGCTTTGCAAGGCTGGTGAGTTGGAGAAGGCTTGGAAGCTAGTGAATCAGATGACTGGAAAAGGGCTTGGCATTTCTGTCTCATTATGGGGAGCGCTTCTTAATGCTTGCAAGGATCGTGGTAATGTTAATTTGGCAAGGATGGCTGCTAAGAAGGCTCTTGAATTGGATCCTCAAAATGCTGGGGTTCTTGCTTTATTGTCAAACTTGTATGCTAAGTTCGACATGTGGGACGAGATTGAACAATTAAGTAATTTGATGAAAGAACAGGGGATAAAGAAAGCTGCTGGATGTAGTTGGATAGAG ATGCACATGTTATGA
- the LOC110787723 gene encoding pentatricopeptide repeat-containing protein At1g77170, mitochondrial isoform X1, translated as MVCWYAEEKSVICSLNHFTSTNKFNEIKKFHGQLLRKGFLFSSLDVLTKLMYSCITVASNKNTLQSLTSFISSIRSQNPLPLNILLAEFNRNGFFSLALRTLSLMHIHGVPLDSYALCSALTAASSANTFNFGKQMHTYIVKAGWSGSVFAGSAVVGLYSRSLLIDDAEIAFHEIPMKNSVCANALLAGYGEAKLWIKGIELLRKMPLLNLNYDPFTLTAALCACAGLSAIGLGKQVHAYVLRTNSGLETDVVFLSSLIEMYGRCGLVSKALQVFNLSGLEFGEKKKRDIVLWTSMLGSYGRSGHYIEVVQLYRDMLVEGVRPDKVAFVAVISACAHTGEVDLGLSYFESMIRDFRLDPGTEHFSCIVDLLCKAGELEKAWKLVNQMTGKGLGISVSLWGALLNACKDRGNVNLARMAAKKALELDPQNAGVLALLSNLYAKFDMWDEIEQLSNLMKEQGIKKAAGCSWIEVSQVTS; from the coding sequence ATGGTATGTTGGTATGCTGAAGAGAAGTCTGTCATCTGTTCACTAAACCATTTTACATCAACCAATAAGTTCAATGAGATCAAGAAATTCCATGGCCAACTACTTCGAAAGGGATTTCTTTTTAGTTCCCTTGACGTTCTTACTAAACTTATGTATTCATGTATAACTGTGGCGTCCAACAAAAATACACTTCAAAGTTTAACCAGCTTCATCTCTTCCATAAGATCTCAAAATCCATTACCCTTAAACATATTACTTGCTGAATTTAATCGAAATGGATTCTTTTCTTTGGCTCTTAGGACACTCTCTTTGATGCATATCCATGGTGTTCCTCTGGATTCTTATGCCCTATGCAGTGCTTTAACTGCTGCTTCAAGTGCCAACACTTTTAATTTTGGTAAGCAGATGCATACCTATATAGTGAAGGCAGGTTGGTCCGGAAGTGTATTTGCGGGTAGTGCTGTTGTTGGTTTGTATTCTAGATCACTACTCATCGATGATGCAGAAATAGCATTTCATGAAATTCCAATGAAAAATTCCGTTTGCGCGAATGCCCTTTTAGCAGGTTATGGTGAGGCCAAGCTTTGGATTAAGGGAATTGAGCTGTTAAGAAAGATGCCTTTGCTGAATCTGAATTATGATCCCTTCACTTTGACGGCAGCTTTATGTGCATGTGCAGGGCTGTCTGCTATTGGCCTTGGTAAGCAAGTGCATGCCTATGTGCTCCGGACAAATTCTGGCTTAGAAACTGATGTGGTCTTCTTAAGTTCATTAATTGAAATGTATGGGAGATGTGGGTTAGTAAGCAAGGCTCTACAAGTTTTTAACTTATCCGGACTTGAATTTGGTGAAAAGAAAAAGAGGGACATTGTTCTGTGGACTTCAATGTTAGGGTCGTATGGCAGAAGTGGGCATTATATAGAAGTAGTTCAGTTGTATCGGGACATGTTGGTTGAAGGAGTGAGGCCTGACAAGGTAGCCTTTGTGGCTGTTATATCAGCTTGTGCTCACACTGGCGAAGTTGATCTTGGTCTATCTTATTTTGAGTCCATGATCCGTGACTTTAGGCTAGATCCTGGCACTGAGCACTTCAGTTGTATAGTTGACTTGCTTTGCAAGGCTGGTGAGTTGGAGAAGGCTTGGAAGCTAGTGAATCAGATGACTGGAAAAGGGCTTGGCATTTCTGTCTCATTATGGGGAGCGCTTCTTAATGCTTGCAAGGATCGTGGTAATGTTAATTTGGCAAGGATGGCTGCTAAGAAGGCTCTTGAATTGGATCCTCAAAATGCTGGGGTTCTTGCTTTATTGTCAAACTTGTATGCTAAGTTCGACATGTGGGACGAGATTGAACAATTAAGTAATTTGATGAAAGAACAGGGGATAAAGAAAGCTGCTGGATGTAGTTGGATAGAGGTAAGTCAGGTAACAAGTTGA